Below is a window of Microbacterium saperdae DNA.
GTCTCCCCCTGGGGCCAGGCTGAGGGTCGCACCCGTCACGCCAACAAGGAAAGCGACAAGTACATCGTGCGTCGTCGTAACGCCGGCAAGAAGCGTAAGTAGGAGTAAGAGAAGATGCCTCGCAGTCTTAAGAAGGGCCCCTTCGTCGACGAGCACCTGCTTCGCAAGGTGATCGGTCAGAACGAAAAGGGCACGAAGAACGTCATCAAGACCTGGTCTCGCCGGTCCATGATCATCCCGGCCATGCTGGGTCACACGATCGCGGTCCACGACGGTCGCAAGCACATCCCTGTGTTTGTGTCCGAGACCATGGTCGGTCACAAGCTGGGCGAGTTCGCGCCCACCCGCACCTTCCGCGGCCACGAGAAGGACGACAAGAAGGGGCGGCGCCGCTAATGGTCGAATCGATCGCACGCGTGCGACACATCCGCGTGACCCCTCAGAAGGCTCGTCGTGTCGTCGCGCTCATCAAGGGCAAGCAGGCCCAGGAGGCTCTGGCGATCCTGAAGTTCGCGCAGCAGAGCGCCAGTGAGCCGATCTACAAGCTTGTCGCGTCGGCCATGGCCAACGCGCAGGTCAAGGCAGATCGCGACGGCGAGTACCTCGACGAGCAGGACCTGTACGTGGCCAACGCGTACGTGGACGAGGGCACGACGCTCAAGCGTTTCCAGCCCCGTGCACAGGGTCGCGCTTTCCAGATCAAGAAGCGCACGAGCCACATCACGGTCGTGCTCTCGACGCCTGCGGCTGCTCCGGCTGCCACGGGTGACAGCAACAAGAAGGCGAGCAAGTA
It encodes the following:
- the rpsS gene encoding 30S ribosomal protein S19, giving the protein MPRSLKKGPFVDEHLLRKVIGQNEKGTKNVIKTWSRRSMIIPAMLGHTIAVHDGRKHIPVFVSETMVGHKLGEFAPTRTFRGHEKDDKKGRRR
- the rplV gene encoding 50S ribosomal protein L22, with the translated sequence MVESIARVRHIRVTPQKARRVVALIKGKQAQEALAILKFAQQSASEPIYKLVASAMANAQVKADRDGEYLDEQDLYVANAYVDEGTTLKRFQPRAQGRAFQIKKRTSHITVVLSTPAAAPAATGDSNKKASK